The following proteins are encoded in a genomic region of Saccharopolyspora antimicrobica:
- a CDS encoding mandelate racemase/muconate lactonizing enzyme family protein, whose amino-acid sequence MKIREIRAAGLRGATPEGGWSVELRPDDVVHTLVAVHSDTGLVGVGSAFTSENLVRAALDVLAPLCLGDSALEPERVSEHLHQHTFWLGRGGALTHTISAIDIALWDLLGQATGQPVGRLLGGRHRERVLPYASVLMDEPARLAGNLTELTDQGFRAFKIGWGPFGRVSAGLDEEIVRAARDAVGPDALLAVDAGGSDGYWRGDLKWALRTAEMLQAHQVAWFEEPLCPDAVEDFAALRSRTLVPISGGEVLTRRQAFRPYLEQRAFDIVQPDTTKVGGLSESRRIGWLAQEHGVRLIPHGWNTAVGLLADLHLASALPGTDLVEYKTGSPYIDGITEQPFRLDSDGMLAIPADPGLGLQLDPERLARFADAEELLRP is encoded by the coding sequence GTGAAGATCCGCGAGATCCGCGCCGCCGGCCTGCGGGGCGCCACGCCGGAGGGCGGGTGGAGCGTCGAGCTCCGGCCGGACGACGTGGTGCACACCCTGGTGGCGGTGCACTCCGACACCGGACTCGTCGGCGTTGGCAGCGCTTTCACCAGCGAGAACCTGGTGCGCGCCGCCCTCGACGTGCTCGCGCCCCTGTGCCTGGGGGACAGCGCGCTGGAACCGGAGCGGGTTTCCGAGCACCTGCACCAGCACACCTTCTGGCTCGGGCGCGGCGGCGCGCTCACGCACACCATCAGCGCGATCGACATCGCGCTGTGGGACCTGCTCGGCCAGGCCACCGGGCAGCCGGTCGGCCGGCTCCTGGGCGGGCGCCACCGGGAGCGGGTGCTCCCCTACGCCTCGGTGCTGATGGACGAGCCCGCACGGCTCGCCGGGAACCTCACCGAGCTCACCGACCAGGGCTTCCGGGCCTTCAAGATCGGCTGGGGGCCGTTCGGGCGGGTGAGCGCGGGCCTGGACGAGGAGATCGTGCGCGCCGCGCGGGACGCCGTCGGGCCCGACGCGCTGCTGGCCGTTGACGCGGGCGGCAGCGACGGCTACTGGCGCGGTGACCTCAAGTGGGCGCTGCGCACCGCCGAGATGCTCCAGGCGCACCAGGTCGCGTGGTTCGAGGAGCCGCTGTGCCCCGACGCCGTCGAGGACTTCGCCGCGCTGCGCAGCCGGACGCTCGTGCCGATCTCCGGTGGTGAGGTGCTGACGCGGCGGCAGGCGTTCCGGCCGTACCTGGAGCAGCGCGCGTTCGACATCGTCCAGCCCGACACCACCAAGGTCGGCGGGCTCAGCGAGAGCCGCCGGATCGGCTGGCTGGCGCAGGAGCACGGTGTCCGGCTGATCCCGCACGGCTGGAACACCGCGGTCGGCCTGCTCGCCGACCTGCACCTGGCCTCGGCGCTGCCCGGCACCGATCTCGTGGAGTACAAGACCGGTTCGCCCTACATCGACGGCATCACCGAGCAGCCGTTCCGCCTCGATTCCGACGGCATGCTGGCGATCCCGGCAGACCCCGGTCTGGGTCTCCAGCTCGATCCCGAGCGACTCGCGCGGTTCGCCGACGCCGAGGAGCTGCTCCGGCCATGA
- a CDS encoding alpha-amylase family glycosyl hydrolase, which produces MTAREQWDSDADDAGALWWRWAVIYQIYPRSFADSDSDGVGDLRGIIGKLDYLADTLGVDAIWCGPLYRSPQVDFGYDISDHTDIDPVFGTLEDFDALIAAAHQRGLKVIVDFVPNHTSAEHPWFAESRSSRTAAKRDWYVWADSAPGGGPPSNWTSEQGGSTWEFDETTGQWYLHSFNRAQPDVNWRCPQLRKAMLGVLRFWLDRGVDGFRIDALHMIAKDPGLTDNPVRENAEPNPTDRQHPDFDSQWHVHDRMHPDLHDHIREIRALLAEHSARTGQERIAIGEIEAMPWESWVSFLGDGGTHFNFNFNFVETPWEPAALRAGVEEQEAALPAGAWPNYVLSNHDRPRLATRNGSRSVRIAAMLLLTLRGTPTLYYGDELGLADLPIPEEKWLDPLGRDQARATMPWTSRGNGGFDSGPADAAPWLPVSDEYLRLSVQSQLTEPDSVLNLYRRLLALRRSEPALRHGAFRALDLRAEQCMGYLRSTRRQELAVLLNFGDADTTVGLPGRGRVLLSADVPSAVAEHALRQRFLVRGHSGLLVELDDVVPRQRDA; this is translated from the coding sequence ATGACCGCGCGCGAGCAGTGGGACTCCGATGCGGACGACGCCGGCGCGCTGTGGTGGCGCTGGGCCGTGATCTACCAGATCTACCCGCGCAGCTTCGCCGACAGCGACTCCGACGGCGTCGGCGACCTGCGCGGCATCATCGGCAAGCTCGACTACCTGGCGGACACGCTGGGCGTCGACGCGATCTGGTGCGGCCCGCTCTACCGCTCCCCGCAGGTCGACTTCGGCTACGACATCAGCGATCACACCGACATCGATCCGGTCTTCGGCACCCTGGAGGACTTCGACGCCCTGATCGCCGCAGCGCACCAGCGCGGCCTGAAGGTGATCGTCGACTTCGTGCCGAACCACACCTCCGCCGAGCACCCGTGGTTCGCCGAATCCCGATCGAGCCGCACCGCCGCGAAGCGGGACTGGTACGTCTGGGCGGATTCGGCACCCGGCGGCGGCCCGCCGAGCAACTGGACCAGCGAGCAGGGCGGCTCCACGTGGGAGTTCGACGAGACCACCGGCCAGTGGTACCTGCACTCGTTCAACAGGGCGCAGCCGGACGTGAACTGGCGCTGCCCGCAGCTGCGCAAGGCGATGCTCGGCGTGCTGCGCTTCTGGCTGGACCGCGGGGTGGACGGCTTCCGGATCGACGCGCTGCACATGATCGCCAAGGATCCCGGCCTCACCGACAACCCGGTCAGGGAGAACGCCGAGCCGAACCCGACCGACCGGCAGCATCCGGACTTCGACTCCCAGTGGCACGTGCACGACCGGATGCACCCGGACCTGCACGACCACATCCGCGAGATCCGCGCGCTGCTCGCCGAGCACAGCGCCCGGACCGGGCAGGAGCGGATCGCGATCGGCGAGATCGAGGCCATGCCGTGGGAGTCGTGGGTCAGCTTCCTCGGCGACGGCGGGACGCACTTCAACTTCAACTTCAACTTCGTCGAAACGCCCTGGGAGCCCGCGGCGCTGCGCGCCGGTGTCGAGGAGCAGGAAGCGGCGCTGCCGGCCGGCGCCTGGCCGAACTACGTGCTGTCCAACCACGACCGGCCGCGGCTGGCGACCCGCAACGGCTCGCGGAGCGTGCGGATCGCGGCGATGCTGCTGCTGACCCTGCGCGGCACCCCGACGCTGTACTACGGCGACGAGCTCGGCCTGGCCGACCTGCCGATCCCCGAGGAGAAGTGGCTGGATCCGCTGGGCCGGGACCAGGCCCGGGCCACGATGCCGTGGACCTCCCGGGGCAACGGCGGCTTCGACTCCGGGCCGGCCGACGCCGCACCGTGGCTGCCGGTGAGCGACGAGTACCTGCGGCTCAGCGTGCAGAGCCAGCTCACCGAGCCGGACTCGGTGCTCAACCTCTACCGGCGGTTGCTCGCCCTGCGCCGGAGCGAACCCGCGCTGCGGCACGGCGCTTTCCGCGCGCTCGACCTCCGCGCCGAGCAGTGCATGGGCTACCTGCGGAGCACCCGGAGGCAGGAGTTGGCCGTGCTGCTGAACTTCGGTGACGCCGACACCACGGTCGGACTACCCGGTCGCGGTCGCGTGCTGCTGTCCGCCGACGTTCCTTCGGCG